Proteins encoded within one genomic window of Longimicrobium sp.:
- a CDS encoding nucleotidyltransferase family protein encodes MILAAGLGTRLRPLTDRTPKPLIPVGGVPMLERVARRLIAAGADRLIVNTSHLGEQVEAFLRERDGFGVEWHVSPEPGEPLETGGALVHGEPLFRKDTPFFLHNSDILTDVPLAEMYRAHVRSGALATLAVMERDTARHLLFDDRGLMGRTDAKKGLDLRVRDAAGEVRKLAFGGIHVLSPRVFALLAERGAFSILDPYLRLAGAGETILPFRVDDCTWIDIGRPEQLEMAHARVGELRG; translated from the coding sequence ATGATCCTGGCGGCGGGGCTGGGCACGCGCCTCCGCCCCCTCACCGACCGCACGCCCAAGCCGCTCATCCCCGTCGGCGGCGTGCCCATGCTGGAGCGCGTGGCGCGGCGCCTGATCGCCGCGGGCGCGGACCGGCTGATCGTCAACACCTCGCATCTCGGCGAGCAGGTGGAGGCGTTCCTGCGCGAGCGGGACGGCTTCGGCGTGGAGTGGCACGTCTCCCCCGAGCCCGGCGAGCCGCTGGAAACCGGCGGCGCGCTGGTCCACGGCGAACCTCTCTTCCGCAAGGACACGCCTTTCTTCCTGCACAATTCCGACATCCTCACCGACGTGCCGCTGGCGGAGATGTACCGCGCGCACGTGCGGAGCGGGGCCTTGGCCACGCTGGCGGTGATGGAGCGCGACACCGCGCGCCACCTCCTCTTCGACGATCGCGGGCTGATGGGGCGCACGGATGCGAAGAAAGGCCTCGACCTGCGGGTTCGCGACGCCGCCGGCGAGGTCCGGAAGCTGGCCTTCGGGGGGATTCACGTCCTCTCGCCGCGCGTCTTCGCGCTGCTGGCGGAGCGCGGCGCGTTCTCCATCCTCGACCCGTACCTCCGCCTGGCCGGGGCGGGGGAGACGATCCTCCCCTTCCGGGTGGATGATTGCACATGGATCGACATCGGCCGTCCGGAGCAGCTGGAGATGGCGCACGCGCGGGTGGGCGAGCTGCGGGGATGA
- a CDS encoding LON peptidase substrate-binding domain-containing protein produces the protein MDRLPLFPLPTVLLPGAPMPLHIFEPRYRQMVARCVEGDSRFGLVYHDPDRDGPFHADEARVGTVARILKYQPLPDGRSLIFCVGEERFTIREEIEDGAPYYEAVVTPYQDAGDAGPDLAERRRGSIGLFHRVLREAVEAEEPPPEIDESSEVAFRIAQTIRVDPAWQQSLLETRSESERLDLIDILLRTVLAAHARGEWHPDGDGDEDLSAM, from the coding sequence GTGGACCGCCTCCCGCTCTTTCCGCTCCCCACGGTGCTCCTTCCGGGCGCGCCGATGCCGCTGCACATCTTCGAGCCGCGCTACCGGCAGATGGTGGCGCGGTGCGTGGAGGGCGACAGCCGCTTCGGGCTGGTCTACCACGACCCGGACCGCGACGGACCCTTCCACGCCGACGAGGCGCGGGTCGGCACCGTCGCGCGCATCCTCAAGTACCAGCCGCTGCCGGACGGCCGCTCGCTCATCTTCTGCGTCGGCGAGGAGCGCTTCACCATCCGCGAGGAGATCGAGGACGGCGCGCCGTACTACGAGGCGGTGGTCACGCCGTACCAGGACGCGGGCGATGCCGGTCCCGATCTCGCCGAGCGGCGGCGCGGCTCCATCGGCCTGTTCCACCGCGTGCTGCGCGAGGCCGTGGAGGCGGAAGAGCCGCCGCCCGAGATCGACGAGAGCAGCGAGGTCGCGTTCCGCATCGCGCAGACGATCCGCGTGGATCCCGCGTGGCAGCAGAGCCTGCTGGAGACGCGGAGCGAGTCCGAGCGCCTGGACCTGATCGACATCCTCCTGCGCACCGTGCTCGCGGCCCACGCGCGCGGCGAGTGGCACCCGGACGGCGACGGAGACGAGGATCTCTCCGCGATGTGA
- a CDS encoding menaquinone biosynthesis protein: MEDERRPLRLGHITYSNCFPVHARLMDCGAPDGIAITEGIPGVLNGLLDRGEIDVAPSSSIEYARHAGLYRILPDFVIGSRGPVRSILFLSRRDPAELAGATVAMPTASATSVVLLKILLAKKWGVRPRAVWFDQAREDPFAAGADAALFIGDVALRDGLHPEMPFRYDLGAVWWEMTGLPFAFAVWQAAGGSDAQLRDLHRALLDSRMYGTEHRGDLARRWAAHFGFTPAFLDAYWAGLSFELDAPMIEGLRAYYRFAAEIGEIDREPELRWADVGLIEDG, from the coding sequence ATGGAAGACGAACGGCGGCCGCTGCGCCTGGGCCACATCACCTACAGCAACTGCTTCCCCGTCCACGCGCGGCTGATGGATTGCGGCGCCCCGGACGGGATCGCCATCACCGAGGGCATCCCCGGCGTGCTGAACGGGCTGCTGGACCGCGGCGAGATCGACGTCGCCCCGTCTTCCAGCATCGAGTACGCGCGCCACGCCGGCCTCTACCGCATCCTCCCCGACTTCGTGATCGGCTCGCGCGGGCCGGTGCGCAGCATCCTCTTCCTCTCGCGCCGCGACCCGGCCGAGCTGGCGGGCGCCACCGTGGCGATGCCGACCGCCTCCGCGACGTCGGTGGTGCTGCTGAAGATCCTGCTGGCGAAGAAGTGGGGCGTGCGCCCGCGCGCCGTCTGGTTCGACCAGGCGCGAGAGGACCCGTTCGCCGCCGGCGCCGACGCCGCGCTGTTCATCGGCGACGTGGCGCTGCGCGACGGGCTGCACCCGGAGATGCCGTTCCGCTACGACCTGGGCGCGGTGTGGTGGGAGATGACGGGGCTGCCGTTCGCCTTCGCCGTGTGGCAGGCGGCCGGCGGATCGGACGCGCAGCTGCGCGATCTCCATCGCGCCCTGCTCGATTCGCGCATGTACGGGACCGAGCATCGCGGCGATCTGGCGCGGCGGTGGGCCGCGCACTTCGGCTTCACTCCGGCGTTCCTGGACGCGTACTGGGCCGGCCTCTCGTTCGAGCTGGACGCGCCGATGATCGAGGGCCTGCGCGCCTACTACCGCTTCGCCGCCGAGATCGGCGAGATCGACCGCGAGCCCGAACTGCGCTGGGCGGACGTGGGGTTAATAGAAGATGGTTGA
- a CDS encoding RapZ C-terminal domain-containing protein, which produces MAYTQGISVQQIFRRLFRQKFGKNPVSILPLDGDGSQRQMYRMVGDAMETAIGVVGPDREENRAFLSYTEAFRSIALPVPEIYGVDEKAGLYVEEDLGETTLFDGLSLARKADGASPFPAAMVPVYRRILELLPRFQVEGGKAVDYSVAYPRAAFDRQSILWDLNYFKYHFLKLAHVPFNEARLEKDFRRFATFLLGADTRHFLYRDFQSRNIMLRDGEPWFIDYQGGRRGALQYDVASLLIDPKAGVPEELREELLEHYLDALDRHLPNVDRARFRQHFRGYVLVRIMQAMGAYGYRGFYERKPRFLQSVPQAIRNIERILETGFIPVELPELRAVFERICASGSLRRSQPKAAPGLTVNVGSFSYKGGYPDDSGGHGGGFVFDCRAIHNPGRYSEYSPLCGCDEPVIEFLASMPEVEEFWEHVCGLIDNSVGVYLLRGFTSLSVWFGCTGGQHRSVYFANRLAEHLKKNFPSVNVAVHHREEGNWPANRPQPEAESEAEAETQPAGAAR; this is translated from the coding sequence GTGGCCTATACGCAGGGCATCTCCGTGCAGCAGATCTTCCGGCGCCTGTTCAGGCAGAAGTTCGGCAAGAACCCCGTCTCCATCCTTCCGCTGGACGGCGACGGGTCGCAGCGGCAGATGTATCGCATGGTCGGCGACGCCATGGAGACGGCGATCGGCGTGGTGGGTCCCGACCGCGAGGAGAACCGCGCGTTCCTGTCGTACACCGAGGCCTTCCGCTCCATCGCCCTCCCCGTTCCCGAGATCTACGGGGTGGACGAGAAGGCGGGGCTGTACGTGGAGGAAGACCTGGGCGAGACCACGCTCTTCGACGGGCTGTCGCTGGCGCGCAAGGCCGACGGCGCCAGCCCCTTCCCGGCGGCGATGGTCCCTGTCTACCGGCGCATCCTGGAGCTGCTGCCGCGCTTCCAGGTGGAGGGCGGGAAGGCGGTGGACTACTCGGTGGCCTATCCGCGCGCGGCGTTCGACCGGCAGTCGATCCTGTGGGACCTGAACTACTTCAAGTACCACTTCCTGAAGCTGGCGCACGTCCCGTTCAACGAGGCGCGGCTGGAGAAGGACTTCCGCCGCTTCGCCACCTTCCTGCTGGGCGCCGACACGCGCCACTTCCTGTATCGCGACTTCCAGAGCCGCAACATCATGCTGCGCGACGGGGAGCCGTGGTTCATCGACTACCAGGGCGGCCGGCGCGGCGCGCTGCAGTACGATGTGGCCTCGCTCCTCATCGACCCCAAGGCGGGCGTGCCCGAGGAGCTGCGCGAGGAGCTGCTGGAGCATTACCTGGACGCGCTGGACCGGCATCTTCCCAACGTGGACCGGGCGCGCTTCCGCCAGCACTTCCGCGGGTACGTGCTCGTGCGGATCATGCAGGCCATGGGCGCGTACGGCTACCGCGGCTTCTACGAGCGCAAGCCGCGCTTCCTGCAGAGCGTGCCGCAGGCCATCCGCAACATCGAGCGCATCCTGGAGACTGGCTTCATCCCCGTGGAGCTGCCGGAGCTGCGCGCGGTGTTCGAGCGCATCTGCGCGTCGGGCTCGCTGCGCAGATCGCAGCCGAAGGCGGCGCCGGGGCTGACGGTGAACGTGGGAAGCTTCAGCTACAAGGGCGGCTACCCGGACGACAGCGGCGGCCACGGCGGCGGCTTCGTCTTCGACTGCCGCGCCATCCACAACCCGGGGCGCTATTCGGAGTACTCGCCGCTCTGCGGGTGCGACGAGCCGGTGATCGAGTTCCTGGCGTCGATGCCGGAGGTGGAGGAGTTCTGGGAGCACGTCTGCGGGCTGATCGACAACTCCGTCGGCGTCTACCTCCTCCGCGGCTTCACCTCGCTTTCCGTGTGGTTCGGGTGCACGGGCGGGCAGCACCGCTCGGTGTACTTCGCCAACCGCCTGGCGGAGCACCTGAAGAAGAACTTTCCCTCGGTGAACGTGGCCGTGCACCACCGCGAGGAGGGGAACTGGCCGGCCAACCGCCCGCAGCCCGAGGCGGAGTCCGAGGCCGAGGCGGAAACGCAGCCCGCCGGCGCGGCCCGGTAG
- a CDS encoding type II toxin-antitoxin system Phd/YefM family antitoxin: MPDLRDIYPLTDFTRNTREHIARLRETGRPAVLTVNGRSELVVQSAEAYYRLLEVVDRAETILVIQRGRADVAAGETMPLDEAFGEIRATIAP, from the coding sequence ATGCCGGATCTTCGCGACATCTACCCGCTCACCGACTTCACGCGCAACACGCGCGAACACATCGCCAGGCTTCGGGAGACGGGGCGGCCGGCGGTGCTCACCGTCAACGGGCGTTCCGAGCTGGTGGTCCAGAGCGCGGAAGCGTACTACCGGCTGCTGGAGGTTGTAGACCGCGCTGAAACGATCCTCGTCATCCAGCGCGGGCGTGCGGACGTCGCAGCCGGCGAGACGATGCCCCTCGACGAAGCGTTCGGGGAGATCCGCGCGACCATCGCACCGTAG
- a CDS encoding type II toxin-antitoxin system RelE/ParE family toxin, translating into MTYYGVIVQPRAERDIEQAYQYLLKRAPATADRWLDGISEAILSLEEMPSRCALAPESVHVSRVVRHLMHGDYRIIFLVQQRHVRVLTVRHAARKPLRRLPRI; encoded by the coding sequence TTGACCTACTACGGAGTGATCGTTCAGCCACGGGCCGAGCGCGACATCGAGCAGGCGTACCAGTATCTGCTGAAGCGCGCTCCGGCGACCGCCGACCGGTGGCTGGACGGGATCTCCGAGGCGATCCTCTCCCTCGAAGAAATGCCGTCGCGATGCGCGCTCGCGCCGGAGTCGGTGCACGTGTCGCGGGTGGTGCGGCACCTGATGCATGGCGACTACCGCATCATTTTTCTGGTCCAGCAGCGGCACGTTCGGGTCCTTACGGTCCGGCATGCCGCACGCAAGCCGCTTCGGAGACTTCCCCGCATCTGA